In Pseudomonas campi, the sequence CTCCCATGGCGAGCAACTGCGTGATCTGCTGCATGTGGCGGATGTGGCCGCAGCGTTGGTCCAGTTGCTGCGTGTCGATGCCCGGGGCGCATTTAATATCGGCAGCGGACAGCCGACACGCCTGCGTGAGGTCATCGAGTACCTGGCTAGGCAATTGGATGCCGAACACCTGCTGCAATTTGGGGTTGTGCCTGTAGCGGCCAACGACCCCCCGTTGCTGATCGCCGACAACCAGCGCCTGTTGGCGACCGGCTGGCAGCCGCGATTCGATCTACACAGTGGTTTGAATGATGCCCTGGCCTGGTGGCGTGGGCAGATTTAATACTCAGAAAGGAGCAGGACGTGAAACTGACAGTCGATACCGATAACAAAAAACTGACCCTGAACGAGAACGGAGTGGTTCGCGAGCTGGAGCTCTACACCGACGAGGCCTTCGAGCTACTGTCCCAGCAATGGGTCAACCTCGGCTGGAACCAGAAATACCCCTATACCTTCTCCTGGATGGGTCGCCCGGTAATCCAGCTGCCGGAAGACATGATCCGCATGCAGGAGGTGATCTATAAGGTCAAACCGGACGTGATAGTCGAGACCGGTGTGGCCCACGGCGGCTCCCTGATCTATTACGCCAGCCTGTTCCAGGCCATGGGCAAGGGCCGGGTGATCGGCATTGACATCGAGATCCGCCCGCACAACCGCAAGGCTATCGAGGAGCATGAGCTGTTCAGCTACCTGACGCTGATCGAAGGCAGCTCGGTTGCCGATGACGTGGTGGCGCAGGTCAAGTCGCTGATCAAACCCGGTGAGACCGTGCTGGTCATCCTTGACTCGAATCACACCTATGCCCATGTGGCCGAAGAGCTGCGTCTGTATTCGCCGCTGGTGACCAAGGGCTCCTATATTGTCTCTACCGATGGGGTGATGAAGGAAGTCAAGGATGTACCCCGTGCCGGCAAGGACTGGGGCACTGACAACCCGTCCAACGCGGCTATCGATTTCGCGGCGGCCAATCCGCAGTTCGTCATCGAGCAGCCGGCCTGGCCGTTCAATGAAAGCACGCTGAGCAAGAACATCACCCACTGGCCGGATGCCTGGTTGAAACGGGTCTAAATGATAGAAAGTGGCGATGCGCCACTGCAGTTAGCCTGCTGTGGCGCGTCAAACTTCCATTGAAACCCCGCTTTTCGCTGGTTAAATTTTCTAAATCGTTGTTTTGACTGAAAGAAAAAAATTGGTTTTTCCTCGCTAAAGCCACCTAAAGTTGCGCCGGGTAGCGCCGATACAAAGATCGAATGCGAACTTTATGGGGCGTCTGAGCAAAGCAGGCCCAAAGCTCGCAAGCTCAGGCAAACCCAGTTAGTACGGTCCTTTGGAGGCAAATACCATGGCCCTGACAGTCAACACCAACGTAGCGTCGCTGAACACTCAGCGTAACCTCAACACTTCTGCCAAAGGCCTGGACACTTCGCTTCAGCGCCTGTCCACCGGCTTCCGTATCAACAGCGCCAAAGACGACGCTGCTGGTCTGCAGATTTCCAACCGTCTGACCAGCCAGATCAATGGCCTGAACGTTGCGACTCGCAACGCCAACGACGGTATCTCCCTGTCGCAGACCGCTGAAGGCGCCCTGCAGCAGTCCACCGGCATTCTGCAACGTATGCGTGACCTGGCCCTGCAATCGGCCAACGGTTCCAACGGCGCAACTGAACGTGCAGCCCTCCAGGGTGAAGTGTCTCAGCTGCAACAGGAACTGGACCGCATCGCCGAAACCACTACCTTCGGTGGTCGCAAGATCCTCGACGGTACCTTCGGTTCGCAGAGCTTCCAGGTCGGCGCCAACGCTTTCGAAACCATCAGCGTTTCCGTCGGTGCAGCTTCTGCCTCGCGTATCGGTGCCAGCCGCTTCAACAGCAGCGTCGCCAGTGACACTGATGCCCAGAGTGGTCTTGCCGCTAGCC encodes:
- a CDS encoding cephalosporin hydroxylase family protein, whose product is MKLTVDTDNKKLTLNENGVVRELELYTDEAFELLSQQWVNLGWNQKYPYTFSWMGRPVIQLPEDMIRMQEVIYKVKPDVIVETGVAHGGSLIYYASLFQAMGKGRVIGIDIEIRPHNRKAIEEHELFSYLTLIEGSSVADDVVAQVKSLIKPGETVLVILDSNHTYAHVAEELRLYSPLVTKGSYIVSTDGVMKEVKDVPRAGKDWGTDNPSNAAIDFAAANPQFVIEQPAWPFNESTLSKNITHWPDAWLKRV